A genomic window from Streptomyces brevispora includes:
- a CDS encoding glutaminyl-peptide cyclotransferase — MTAPSQALTEGLEMAGNVLYESTGLSGASSVRAGPTGKPPKTRVALPAPLFGEGVTVIGRTLWQLTWRNRIAIERDATTLAELRRVPYPDDGWGMCFQQSAQRLVTSDGSARLTFRAPATLAKTGEVTVTEGGRPVKGLNELECVGPTVYANVLPTDRIVRIDPATSAITATIDAWACWPPTKSSRGRR; from the coding sequence GTGACAGCGCCCTCGCAGGCGCTCACCGAGGGCCTGGAGATGGCCGGCAACGTGCTCTACGAAAGCACCGGCCTGTCCGGAGCCTCCTCGGTACGGGCCGGGCCGACGGGCAAACCGCCGAAGACCCGCGTGGCGCTGCCCGCGCCCTTGTTCGGTGAAGGGGTCACTGTGATCGGCCGGACCCTGTGGCAACTCACCTGGCGGAACCGAATCGCCATCGAGCGCGACGCGACGACGCTCGCGGAACTGCGCCGCGTGCCGTACCCGGACGACGGTTGGGGCATGTGCTTCCAGCAGTCGGCGCAGCGGCTCGTGACCAGCGACGGCTCGGCACGGCTGACGTTCCGTGCCCCCGCAACACTCGCGAAGACGGGTGAGGTCACCGTTACCGAGGGGGGCCGGCCGGTGAAGGGACTGAACGAACTGGAGTGCGTCGGCCCCACCGTATACGCCAACGTGCTCCCCACCGACCGGATCGTGCGTATTGATCCCGCCACCAGCGCGATCACTGCGACCATCGATGCCTGGGCCTGCTGGCCGCCGACGAAGTCGTCCCGGGGGCGACGTTGA
- a CDS encoding polysaccharide biosynthesis tyrosine autokinase: MDLHGFLKALARRWPTVVVCLVLAVGAALAVTSLSTPVYEARTQLFVATRTGEDTTQLNQGQSFSQARVQSYAAIVTTRQVTQPVVKELRLRTTPEELASRITAVAPLNTVLIDITVRDAKPARAARIANAVAEQFSAAVERLESPSHASGSERSRSRHTDDGVSPVSLGVTQEAVAPAGPVSPRPLLNLAAGALSGLLLGAGIVALRETLDTTLKTSEALGEFTALPGLGTIPFDKNAPRQPLVSAEGHSKRAEAFRKLRTNLQFSQVDDRPRIIVVTSSVPGEGKTDTAVNLALSLAEAGVSTCLVDGDLRRPCVAPAFGLVQDAGLTTVLIGQASIKDVMQKVGGQLSVLASGAVPPNPTELLASARMEEVLRELADTYEVVILDTAPLLPVADTVGLASLAQGALLVVRASKTSRDQVRAAAESLDCVGVRVLGTVFSMAPAPKGGRYGTYGQYGELPAPRASASLQKEAVTPAGTRRAGVK, encoded by the coding sequence TTGGATCTCCACGGATTTCTGAAGGCTCTTGCCAGACGCTGGCCGACCGTCGTGGTCTGTCTGGTTCTCGCGGTCGGCGCGGCGCTCGCCGTGACAAGCTTGAGCACACCCGTCTACGAGGCGAGGACCCAGCTTTTCGTCGCCACCCGAACCGGTGAAGACACCACCCAGCTGAACCAGGGGCAAAGCTTCTCGCAGGCGCGTGTGCAGTCCTACGCCGCGATCGTGACCACCCGCCAGGTGACCCAGCCCGTGGTGAAAGAGCTGCGACTGCGCACCACCCCGGAGGAACTGGCGTCCCGGATCACCGCCGTTGCCCCGCTCAACACCGTGCTCATTGACATCACCGTCCGGGACGCCAAGCCCGCGCGTGCGGCACGCATTGCCAACGCCGTGGCCGAGCAGTTCAGCGCAGCCGTCGAGCGACTGGAGTCGCCCAGCCACGCGTCCGGTTCGGAACGGTCCCGAAGCCGCCACACAGACGACGGTGTCTCGCCCGTCTCCCTGGGCGTCACCCAGGAGGCCGTAGCCCCCGCCGGTCCGGTCTCGCCCCGCCCGCTGCTGAACCTGGCCGCAGGAGCACTCAGCGGCCTGCTGCTCGGTGCCGGAATCGTCGCCCTGCGCGAGACCCTCGACACCACGCTCAAGACAAGCGAGGCTCTGGGCGAGTTCACCGCGCTGCCGGGTCTCGGCACCATCCCGTTCGACAAGAACGCCCCCCGGCAGCCGCTCGTCAGCGCCGAGGGACACTCCAAGCGCGCCGAGGCCTTCCGCAAGCTGCGCACCAACCTGCAGTTCTCACAAGTCGATGACCGGCCCCGGATTATCGTGGTGACGAGTTCCGTGCCCGGGGAGGGTAAGACCGACACGGCGGTGAACCTCGCCCTGTCGCTCGCTGAAGCAGGCGTCTCCACCTGTCTGGTCGACGGCGACCTGCGCCGTCCGTGCGTGGCCCCGGCCTTCGGCCTCGTCCAGGACGCCGGTCTGACCACGGTACTCATCGGACAGGCCAGCATCAAGGACGTGATGCAGAAGGTCGGCGGCCAGCTCTCGGTCCTCGCCAGCGGCGCCGTACCGCCCAATCCCACCGAACTGCTCGCCTCTGCACGCATGGAAGAGGTTCTGCGCGAGCTGGCGGACACCTACGAGGTCGTAATCCTCGACACCGCACCGCTATTGCCGGTCGCTGACACGGTCGGACTCGCCTCTCTGGCCCAGGGAGCGCTGCTCGTCGTCCGCGCCTCGAAGACCAGCCGGGACCAGGTCCGTGCCGCCGCGGAATCGCTGGACTGCGTGGGCGTCCGCGTCCTCGGCACCGTCTTCAGCATGGCCCCGGCCCCCAAGGGCGGCCGCTACGGCACCTACGGACAGTACGGCGAGCTGCCCGCTCCCCGTGCGTCGGCTTCTTTGCAGAAGGAAGCCGTCACACCCGCGGGGACGCGCCGCGCGGGCGTGAAATGA
- a CDS encoding DUF4012 domain-containing protein, translated as MRRPGRSREGAPGRRRVLKNTLLAAAALPLAGVTWIGVTGLLARSELIAAQRDLDALRQSVAPMSGSASGAAPASAQERKRTAYSAAAHAARAHRLTTGPAWYPATALPFLGGPVRTVRGAAYAADRLAGDVLSPLVRALPPLAPDNRGDGMSEALATLQKHAPELVRAARVADEVQADVHALPLSTWLPTADGARAALQQQLDRLTPVMTDVSLAARVLPPILGTQGQRRYFLAFQNIAEARGTGGLPGAFAVLRADRGRLSFERFGNNTEMERAKPDIDLGPEFNARYAGSNPTQVWPNSNMSPHFPYAARIWAEAWRKHTGERVDGALAVDPVTLSRLLRVTGPARMADGTELTADNVVDLTERASYAKYDDIGRRKAFFVDAARAAAARLMGALDDSRRLPALLAAVNDVQQDGRLKVWSAHTAEQRLLESRPYSGTLPNAPGPFAGLVVNNAAGGKLDYYLDRSLTWEAGTCSGGARPVTVTMTLSNRAPASGLPDYVTMRGDSPPYRTRPGDNRLLVSYYAGVGAALTDATLGGRPTLLASGVERGHSVFTLDLELPAGSSRTLVLHLLEPHADGVPTLLRQSLVTPLRTTLKSGGRCHVS; from the coding sequence ATGCGCAGGCCCGGTCGCTCCCGCGAGGGGGCACCGGGCCGCCGTCGCGTTCTCAAGAACACCCTGCTGGCGGCCGCGGCGCTGCCGCTGGCCGGCGTCACCTGGATCGGTGTCACAGGGCTGCTCGCCCGTTCCGAGCTGATCGCGGCCCAACGGGACCTCGACGCACTGCGGCAGTCGGTGGCACCCATGTCCGGCTCAGCCTCCGGAGCGGCGCCCGCATCCGCACAGGAACGAAAGCGGACGGCGTATTCCGCAGCCGCCCACGCCGCACGGGCGCATCGCCTCACCACCGGCCCGGCCTGGTACCCCGCCACCGCCCTGCCCTTCCTCGGTGGCCCGGTCAGGACCGTGCGCGGGGCCGCGTACGCGGCCGACCGGCTGGCCGGCGACGTGCTGTCCCCGCTGGTGAGAGCCCTGCCACCACTCGCACCGGATAACCGCGGTGACGGTATGTCCGAGGCCCTGGCAACCTTGCAGAAGCACGCGCCGGAACTCGTCCGGGCCGCCCGCGTCGCGGACGAGGTGCAGGCCGACGTGCACGCTCTTCCCCTGTCCACCTGGCTGCCGACGGCCGACGGGGCCCGTGCCGCGCTGCAACAGCAGCTCGACCGCCTCACCCCGGTGATGACCGACGTCTCCCTGGCGGCCCGCGTCCTGCCGCCCATACTCGGCACGCAAGGACAACGGCGTTACTTCCTCGCGTTCCAGAACATCGCCGAGGCGCGTGGCACGGGAGGTCTTCCGGGCGCCTTCGCCGTGCTGCGGGCCGACCGGGGCCGGCTGTCCTTTGAGCGATTCGGTAACAACACGGAGATGGAAAGGGCGAAGCCGGACATCGACCTCGGACCCGAGTTCAACGCTCGTTACGCGGGCAGCAACCCTACCCAGGTGTGGCCCAACTCCAACATGAGCCCACACTTCCCCTACGCGGCCCGCATCTGGGCAGAGGCATGGCGCAAGCACACCGGCGAACGCGTGGACGGCGCGCTCGCCGTCGACCCGGTCACGTTGAGCCGTCTCCTGCGGGTCACCGGCCCGGCCCGCATGGCCGACGGCACCGAGCTCACCGCCGACAACGTCGTGGACCTCACCGAACGGGCCAGCTACGCCAAGTACGACGACATCGGCCGGCGCAAGGCGTTCTTCGTCGACGCCGCCCGCGCAGCCGCTGCACGGCTGATGGGGGCGCTCGACGACTCGCGCCGACTGCCCGCACTGCTCGCCGCCGTGAACGACGTCCAGCAGGACGGACGGCTGAAGGTATGGAGCGCCCACACGGCGGAGCAGCGCCTCCTGGAGTCCCGCCCCTACTCGGGCACACTTCCAAATGCCCCCGGCCCGTTCGCGGGGCTGGTGGTGAACAACGCGGCCGGCGGCAAGCTGGACTACTACCTTGACCGGAGCCTGACCTGGGAAGCGGGCACCTGCTCCGGCGGCGCCCGCCCGGTCACCGTGACCATGACCCTGAGCAACCGGGCGCCGGCCTCCGGCCTCCCCGACTACGTGACCATGAGGGGGGACTCCCCTCCCTATCGCACCCGGCCGGGTGACAACCGCCTCCTGGTGTCGTACTACGCCGGGGTCGGAGCCGCCCTCACCGACGCAACCCTGGGTGGCCGCCCCACGCTGCTCGCGTCCGGCGTCGAACGCGGCCACTCCGTGTTCACGCTGGACCTTGAACTGCCTGCTGGCTCCAGCCGCACCCTGGTGCTGCATCTTCTGGAGCCGCACGCGGACGGCGTCCCGACGCTGCTGCGGCAGTCTCTGGTGACGCCGCTGCGGACCACGCTCAAGTCAGGAGGGCGTTGTCACGTTAGTTGA
- a CDS encoding IS6 family transposase has product MILELIVLGRGSLVSSAPPSYKGHRYPVEIISHCVWLYFRFPLSFREVEELMLERGVLVSYETVRRWCAKFGQAYAGALRRRGPRPGDKWHLDEVFVKINGEQKYLWRAVDADGTVLDILVQSRRDKAAAQRFFRRLLKKTRTVPRVIVTDTLRSYGAAHREVMPSVEHRSHKGLNNRAENSHQPTRQRERAMKGFRSVGGAQRYLAAFSGISPHFRPRRHLMTATEYRAEMTTRFAVWDQVTGVVGLPATA; this is encoded by the coding sequence ATGATCTTGGAGTTGATCGTGCTGGGGAGGGGTTCACTCGTGTCGTCCGCGCCGCCGTCGTACAAGGGGCACCGGTACCCGGTGGAGATCATCTCCCACTGCGTGTGGCTGTACTTCCGCTTCCCGCTGTCGTTCCGCGAGGTCGAGGAGTTGATGCTCGAGCGCGGCGTGCTCGTCTCCTATGAGACGGTCCGCCGCTGGTGCGCCAAGTTCGGGCAGGCCTACGCCGGGGCGCTGCGCCGCCGGGGGCCCCGGCCCGGGGACAAGTGGCACCTGGACGAGGTCTTCGTGAAGATCAACGGAGAGCAGAAGTACCTGTGGCGGGCCGTCGACGCCGACGGCACCGTGCTCGACATCCTCGTACAGTCCCGCCGGGACAAGGCCGCAGCCCAGCGCTTCTTCCGCAGACTGCTGAAGAAGACCCGCACGGTGCCACGGGTGATCGTCACCGACACGCTGCGCTCCTACGGCGCGGCCCACCGCGAGGTCATGCCCTCGGTCGAGCACCGCTCGCACAAGGGCCTGAACAATCGGGCGGAGAACAGTCATCAGCCCACCCGGCAACGCGAACGCGCCATGAAAGGCTTCCGCTCCGTCGGCGGAGCCCAGCGGTACCTGGCCGCGTTCAGCGGCATCTCACCCCACTTCCGGCCCCGCCGCCACCTGATGACCGCCACCGAATACCGCGCCGAGATGACCACCCGCTTCGCGGTCTGGGACCAGGTCACCGGCGTCGTCGGCCTACCTGCCACGGCCTGA
- a CDS encoding MarR family winged helix-turn-helix transcriptional regulator codes for MGPLTDITTDQAPADPAATDDMLATQPIGYWSGLAHVAVTRHLRDAMARIDVTQPQYWVLNRVNGGPAAPSREEVVIQLTPLADGPHEIARVIDQLFHRGWLRIDAGQRLQLTDAGEAARVRLRELVTELRAVVHEGISDEEYVAALKVLRRMVANVEEAGES; via the coding sequence ATGGGACCGCTGACTGACATCACCACCGACCAGGCGCCGGCTGATCCGGCCGCCACCGACGACATGCTGGCCACCCAGCCCATTGGCTACTGGAGTGGCCTCGCCCACGTAGCCGTCACCCGGCATCTGCGTGACGCTATGGCCAGGATCGACGTCACGCAGCCGCAGTACTGGGTGCTCAACCGGGTAAACGGCGGCCCCGCGGCGCCGAGTCGCGAGGAGGTCGTCATCCAGCTGACGCCCCTCGCGGACGGGCCGCATGAGATCGCTCGTGTCATCGACCAGCTGTTCCACCGCGGCTGGCTCCGGATCGACGCCGGGCAGCGCCTGCAGCTTACCGATGCCGGGGAGGCTGCCAGGGTGCGGCTGCGCGAGCTGGTGACCGAGCTGCGCGCCGTGGTCCACGAGGGCATCAGCGATGAAGAGTACGTGGCCGCGCTCAAGGTGCTGCGCAGGATGGTCGCCAACGTCGAGGAGGCCGGGGAATCCTAG
- the istB gene encoding IS21-like element helper ATPase IstB produces MMNTTAVADPPEVVPAPSPVPPSPAPPPIPIELEAVLKRMRFPYLRRAAPEVLATARSQRWDPAEVIRILLEEEIKGRDEATRRNHRQQAQLPSGKTFDSWREADSSIPAPTQQALMTLEWIGRAENLAVAGPSGTGKSHLAEALANKAIDEGLKVSWFTLESLTAHLGRATVDNTVSKAVAKITRCDLIIIDDIGMLPSGQAAAEAFYRVIDAAYERRSVIVTSNLHPSGFDSIMPKTLATAAVDRLLHHAHIVLTEGSSLRLTQATTGQGVVPLNQPGQSASLMGSSADQRDRT; encoded by the coding sequence ATGATGAACACCACCGCTGTTGCTGATCCACCCGAAGTGGTTCCGGCCCCGTCCCCGGTCCCGCCGTCTCCGGCACCGCCGCCGATCCCCATCGAGCTGGAGGCCGTCCTGAAGCGGATGCGGTTTCCGTACTTGCGCCGGGCGGCCCCCGAAGTCCTCGCCACCGCCCGATCTCAACGCTGGGACCCTGCCGAAGTAATCCGAATCCTGCTGGAGGAAGAGATCAAGGGCCGGGACGAGGCGACCCGCCGCAACCACCGCCAGCAGGCCCAGCTCCCGTCGGGCAAGACCTTCGACTCCTGGCGCGAGGCCGACTCCTCCATCCCGGCCCCGACCCAGCAGGCCCTGATGACGCTGGAATGGATCGGCCGCGCGGAAAATCTGGCTGTCGCCGGGCCCTCCGGCACGGGCAAAAGCCATCTCGCCGAGGCCCTGGCGAACAAGGCCATCGACGAGGGGCTGAAGGTCTCCTGGTTCACCCTCGAATCGCTCACCGCCCACCTGGGCCGGGCGACCGTCGACAACACCGTCTCCAAGGCCGTCGCGAAGATCACCCGATGCGACCTCATCATCATCGACGACATCGGCATGCTGCCCTCCGGACAGGCCGCCGCCGAAGCGTTCTACCGCGTCATCGACGCCGCCTACGAACGCCGGTCCGTGATCGTCACCTCGAACCTGCACCCCTCAGGCTTCGACTCGATCATGCCCAAGACCCTGGCCACCGCCGCCGTCGACCGGCTCCTGCACCACGCCCACATCGTCCTCACCGAAGGCTCCAGCCTGCGGCTGACCCAGGCCACAACCGGCCAGGGCGTCGTCCCGCTGAACCAGCCAGGCCAGAGCGCGTCTTTGATGGGTTCGTCGGCTGACCAAAGAGACAGAACCTAG
- a CDS encoding transposase domain-containing protein — translation MAGGRFAPGHLGELTAVAPFALVDAVLAETRTVQQRLRDLPSRVGVYFLLAMCLFPEVGYRLVWDKLTAGLSGMPVVCPSAEALRDLRQRIGSAPVRALFEVLPGCWPGRRRQECVSVRTGRCRSTAAAR, via the coding sequence GTGGCCGGGGGCCGGTTCGCTCCCGGGCACCTGGGGGAACTGACGGCGGTCGCGCCGTTTGCGCTGGTGGACGCGGTCCTTGCGGAGACAAGGACCGTGCAGCAGCGGCTGCGTGATCTTCCGTCGCGGGTCGGGGTCTACTTCTTGCTGGCGATGTGCCTGTTCCCTGAGGTCGGCTATCGCCTCGTCTGGGACAAGCTGACCGCGGGTCTGTCCGGGATGCCCGTGGTCTGTCCGTCGGCGGAGGCGTTGCGTGACCTGCGCCAGCGGATCGGCAGCGCGCCGGTGCGGGCGTTGTTCGAGGTACTGCCGGGTTGCTGGCCCGGCCGACGACGCCAGGAGTGCGTTTCGGTCCGTACCGGACGGTGTCGTTCGACGGCTGCAGCTCGCTGA
- a CDS encoding MerR family transcriptional regulator, with translation MVSQLTVVGLIVPSARSKGGFRLYAEADVSRLMVIRRMKPLDFSLAEMRDLLEITDRLGAQDDPPAPLERERLRERLDAYRKVADARCETLRATGDGRGLAAMLRDRMNADVRARVASEQTASGGGLPR, from the coding sequence ATCGTTTCCCAGCTCACCGTGGTCGGCCTCATCGTCCCCTCCGCCCGCAGCAAGGGCGGCTTCCGTCTCTACGCAGAGGCCGACGTCAGTCGGCTCATGGTGATTCGGCGCATGAAGCCGCTGGATTTCTCCCTCGCGGAGATGCGTGACCTGCTGGAGATCACTGACCGGCTCGGCGCCCAGGATGATCCGCCCGCGCCTCTGGAGCGCGAGCGACTTCGTGAGCGACTTGACGCGTACCGCAAGGTGGCCGACGCGCGGTGCGAGACCCTGCGCGCGACTGGCGATGGCCGAGGGCTTGCCGCCATGCTGCGTGACCGGATGAATGCGGATGTCCGAGCTCGGGTGGCAAGTGAGCAGACTGCTTCCGGAGGGGGCCTCCCCCGGTGA
- a CDS encoding polyprenyl synthetase family protein: protein MDVRDAGDRTDTVYAVLAQARQRVLPAVREAVDGLPGAIRHLVGVHYGWWDEAGTPLANADTGAGKGLRPALVLLAGDAVGGDRTAAVPAAVAVDLAHNASLLHDDVIDRDATRRHRPAIWSSFGIAAAILAGDALLILANQVLARAPVPLCDRGLSHFNASGQQLIDGEYADARSERCDEAVLEECVAMAAAKTGALLAASCALGAIAGGAQADRVEHLRAFGEDLGLALQLVDDLLSIWGTQRNTGKPHLSDLRARRKTLPVAAALAHGGTASRRLADLYRSRTPLTHADLREVTDLIEAAGGRAWAQGEAERRHTLALAHLALARPQPAARHALTAVADLIIHRHH from the coding sequence ATGGATGTACGGGACGCAGGTGACCGTACCGACACGGTGTACGCGGTCCTCGCGCAGGCACGGCAGCGGGTGCTGCCCGCCGTGCGCGAGGCGGTGGACGGCCTGCCCGGGGCGATCCGCCACCTGGTGGGCGTGCACTACGGATGGTGGGACGAGGCGGGCACGCCGCTCGCCAACGCCGATACCGGCGCCGGCAAGGGGCTACGGCCGGCGCTCGTGCTGCTGGCCGGTGACGCGGTCGGCGGCGACCGCACGGCCGCGGTCCCGGCGGCGGTCGCGGTCGACCTGGCACACAACGCCTCGCTGCTGCACGACGACGTCATCGACCGGGACGCGACGCGGCGCCACCGGCCCGCCATCTGGTCCTCGTTCGGGATCGCGGCCGCGATCCTGGCGGGCGATGCCCTGCTCATCCTGGCCAACCAGGTCCTGGCCCGGGCGCCCGTACCCCTCTGTGACCGGGGCCTGTCCCACTTCAACGCCTCCGGCCAGCAGCTGATCGACGGCGAATACGCCGACGCCCGGTCCGAGCGGTGCGACGAGGCCGTCCTGGAGGAGTGCGTCGCGATGGCCGCCGCGAAGACCGGTGCGCTGCTGGCGGCGTCCTGCGCGCTCGGCGCGATCGCCGGCGGCGCCCAGGCGGACCGGGTGGAACACCTGCGCGCCTTCGGCGAGGACCTCGGCCTCGCCCTCCAACTCGTCGACGACCTGCTCAGCATCTGGGGCACCCAGCGAAACACCGGCAAGCCCCACCTGTCGGACCTGCGCGCCCGTAGGAAGACCCTGCCCGTCGCGGCTGCCCTCGCCCACGGCGGCACCGCATCCCGCCGCCTGGCCGACCTCTACAGAAGCCGGACTCCACTCACCCATGCTGACCTGCGCGAGGTGACCGACCTGATCGAAGCCGCCGGAGGCCGCGCCTGGGCACAGGGCGAAGCCGAACGCCGACACACCCTGGCCCTGGCCCATCTCGCCCTCGCCCGGCCCCAACCCGCAGCCCGGCACGCGCTCACCGCCGTCGCCGACCTGATCATCCACCGCCACCACTGA
- a CDS encoding UvrD-helicase domain-containing protein: protein MPHLAFDIGFCAQLSKLQGTVKQGVFDAWEKFERLTLDQLFKDPGLKLETLKRARDPHIRTIRIDQGTRGVVLAPDSGDTYVLLRVMPHDKAIDWAVKQKASINTVTRAVEVRDIAMLDELTPAYERIAPAPERRLFAKVSDGDLAALGIDGTTLRQARALTDPEQLEVFAPYFPQDQREVLEYLAAGFTVEDVWREVVSVALAAAPGDDAPVDTEDFATAIHRTRTRIAHVTGSEELRDILDKPFAAWRVFLHPSQHKVAYRASYSGPAQVTGGPGTGKTVVALHRVRHLLGYLRDGERILLTTYTNALVGALRAGLASLVEDEALRDRVDIMTVDAFAGRVLSTSRRPLRGGEEETRWAQAATATGFTGSTQFLGQEYRHVILAQNVRTEQEYVDCERPGRGSRLSASARPLVWRTVEEFTGRLASDGLRTYLGTCAEAADLLAAEGPRYRHVVVDEAQDLHPAQWRLLRAAAPARPDDLFIAGDPHQRIYDSKVSLKAVGIKVAGRSAKMRKNYRSTHEILSWSTALLVGRPFEQLADDARHETLLGYRSALHGNGPEVYGADSEEAELDAVLARVRAWIDSGVAPGEIGVSARFNKNCDKAVDRLRTAGILAARLRGDVPASPDAVQVGTMHAFKGLEFRCVAVLGVNEGALPYPRAVTPLDVDRVQHASDLMAERCLLFVACTRARDGLYVSWSGAPSEFLVDAGVGRDS from the coding sequence ATGCCTCATCTCGCGTTCGACATCGGTTTCTGCGCCCAGCTCAGCAAGCTGCAAGGCACGGTCAAGCAGGGGGTGTTCGACGCGTGGGAGAAGTTCGAGCGGCTCACCCTGGACCAGCTGTTCAAGGACCCCGGGCTGAAGCTCGAAACGCTGAAGCGGGCCCGTGATCCGCATATCCGGACCATCCGGATCGATCAGGGGACGCGGGGGGTCGTCCTCGCGCCCGACAGCGGGGACACGTACGTGCTGCTTCGGGTGATGCCGCACGACAAGGCCATCGACTGGGCCGTGAAACAGAAGGCCAGCATCAACACGGTCACCCGTGCCGTGGAGGTGCGGGACATCGCGATGCTCGACGAGCTCACGCCCGCGTACGAGCGCATCGCCCCCGCGCCCGAGCGGCGGCTCTTCGCCAAGGTGTCCGACGGGGATCTGGCCGCCCTCGGGATCGACGGGACCACGCTCCGCCAAGCGCGCGCACTGACCGATCCCGAGCAACTGGAGGTCTTCGCTCCGTACTTCCCCCAGGACCAGCGTGAGGTCCTCGAGTACCTCGCCGCGGGATTCACCGTGGAGGACGTGTGGCGGGAGGTCGTGTCCGTCGCGCTGGCCGCCGCGCCCGGGGACGACGCACCGGTGGACACCGAGGACTTCGCGACCGCCATCCACCGCACCCGTACCCGTATCGCGCACGTCACCGGGTCCGAGGAGCTGCGGGACATCCTCGACAAGCCGTTCGCCGCCTGGCGCGTCTTTCTGCACCCTTCTCAGCACAAGGTCGCCTACCGTGCCTCGTACTCCGGCCCCGCCCAGGTAACCGGGGGTCCCGGCACCGGAAAGACCGTCGTCGCCCTGCACCGCGTGCGCCATCTGCTGGGGTACCTGAGGGACGGTGAGCGCATCCTGCTCACCACGTACACCAACGCCCTGGTGGGGGCCCTGCGGGCGGGACTGGCCTCCCTCGTCGAGGACGAGGCGCTGCGCGACCGGGTGGACATCATGACCGTCGACGCGTTCGCGGGCCGTGTCCTGTCCACCTCACGGCGGCCGCTTCGCGGTGGGGAGGAGGAGACGCGGTGGGCGCAGGCGGCGACCGCCACCGGGTTCACCGGCAGCACGCAGTTCCTGGGACAGGAGTACCGGCACGTGATCCTGGCGCAGAACGTGCGGACGGAGCAGGAGTACGTGGACTGCGAGCGCCCCGGACGCGGCAGCAGGCTTTCGGCGTCGGCCCGGCCGCTCGTGTGGCGCACGGTGGAGGAGTTCACCGGCCGGCTCGCTTCGGACGGGTTGCGCACCTACCTGGGCACCTGTGCGGAGGCCGCCGACCTGTTGGCGGCCGAGGGTCCCCGGTACCGGCATGTGGTGGTCGACGAGGCACAGGATCTGCACCCCGCTCAGTGGCGGCTGCTGCGGGCGGCGGCCCCGGCCCGCCCCGACGACCTGTTCATCGCCGGGGACCCGCATCAGCGCATCTACGACTCGAAGGTGTCGCTCAAGGCGGTCGGGATCAAGGTCGCGGGCCGGTCGGCCAAGATGCGCAAGAACTACCGCTCCACGCACGAGATCCTCAGCTGGTCCACCGCCCTCCTCGTCGGCCGCCCCTTCGAGCAACTGGCGGACGACGCCCGCCACGAGACGCTGCTCGGCTACCGCTCGGCCCTGCACGGCAACGGACCCGAGGTGTACGGGGCGGATTCGGAGGAAGCGGAACTCGATGCCGTTCTCGCGCGTGTCCGTGCCTGGATCGACAGCGGTGTCGCACCGGGCGAGATCGGAGTGAGCGCCCGGTTCAACAAGAACTGCGACAAGGCCGTGGACCGGCTCCGGACCGCCGGAATCCTCGCAGCCCGTCTGCGGGGTGACGTGCCGGCCTCGCCGGACGCCGTACAGGTGGGCACGATGCACGCTTTCAAGGGGCTGGAGTTCCGGTGCGTCGCGGTCCTCGGGGTGAACGAGGGCGCGCTGCCGTATCCACGGGCGGTGACTCCCCTCGACGTCGACCGCGTACAGCATGCGTCGGACCTGATGGCGGAACGCTGCCTGCTGTTCGTCGCCTGCACGCGGGCACGCGACGGACTGTACGTCTCGTGGTCCGGCGCGCCCAGTGAGTTCCTGGTGGACGCCGGAGTGGGCCGGGACTCGTAG